A DNA window from Micromonospora inyonensis contains the following coding sequences:
- a CDS encoding recombinase family protein, protein MTAISIGYARCSTDKQDLEANRQILLDLGVLADRIHLDRAYSGTSRARPGLDQALAAVRTGDTLVVPKLDRLARSVPDARQIGDSLAARSIRLQLGAMIYDPTDPMGKMFFNILATFAEFEVDLLRMRTREGMAIARAKGKLKGRAPKLSPTRQAHLLKLHAAKEHTIAELAELFEVSRPTVYRVLERASVTTATADAA, encoded by the coding sequence GTGACGGCGATCTCGATCGGGTACGCCCGCTGCTCCACCGACAAGCAAGACCTCGAAGCGAACCGGCAGATCCTGCTCGACCTCGGGGTGCTCGCCGACCGGATCCACCTCGACCGGGCGTACTCCGGCACCAGCCGGGCCCGGCCCGGCCTGGACCAGGCCCTCGCCGCGGTCCGGACCGGCGACACCCTCGTTGTACCGAAACTCGACCGGCTCGCCCGTTCCGTGCCCGACGCCCGGCAGATCGGTGACTCCCTCGCCGCCCGCAGCATCCGGCTGCAGCTCGGCGCGATGATCTACGACCCAACGGATCCGATGGGCAAGATGTTCTTCAACATCCTGGCCACGTTCGCTGAGTTCGAGGTGGACCTGCTGCGGATGCGTACCCGCGAGGGCATGGCGATCGCCCGGGCCAAGGGCAAACTCAAAGGCCGGGCGCCGAAGCTGTCACCGACCCGGCAGGCGCACCTGCTTAAGCTGCACGCCGCCAAGGAACACACCATCGCCGAACTCGCCGAGCTGTTCGAGGTGTCCCGCCCGACGGTGTACCGAGTCCTCGAACGCGCCAGCGTCACGACAGCCACAGCGGATGCGGCATGA